CTTATGCGTCCCACACATGGGTGGCTCTCTTCCACCCATGTCAGAGTTTGAGTCTTCCTCTCTCCTCTAAATATCTATTTGAGTGAGGGTGAAAGAGCGGAAAGTTGAGAGCTATGTCACCTATTTAGAAATGAATAAATTAATAAAGAGTAaactttattcttttatttttaaattttaattttttataagaagaaaagagataagagatatactatttttatttttatgtttttaaatttattattcttTTACTTCTTCCTAActataaataatatttatcatctctctttatatttttattaattcattcATTTCttaacataaatttttttttattataaacctCAGTATCCTTTCTTACCCTATTGCTTACCGTTTCATCATCTCCTCCAAAAAGAAGTAGGGCTGTGTATAAATAAAATCCTTGTGTTTTGCGGCAAATTTGATGGTCAAATAGAGAGGAGTTCTCTTTGATCTGCTTTGTTTATGGTTTAGGGCTTACATATAAGTTCTACAACTTCTTGTTAGAGGTTCAAGTCTCTTTGTTAAAGGTTTATCTATGAATTTGCAGAGGTAGATATTATGTGTTTGGGTATTTTGCTGAGGGAGAGAGCACTCTATTTTAGCATTTATGAAATGACACGTCGGGGTATTTTCGCCGGCCCTTCTCTAATGGTTGCTGAGCCTTAAAGTTACGATAATGCAGTAGAGCTCTACCTTCCACCTCTCCCTGCTGTTAACAAAATGGAGCTGTGTTTTTGCAATTATTAAGGTCCTCTTTCCTATTTGGAATTGTGGCTTCAACAGGTGGGTTGAAAGCTTCCTTATGCTTCAATTAGTCTATCACCTATTTCAATGGAAGCTTATTCTCTTATTCCAAATGATGGATGATGGGTGCTTTTCTCCAGCTTGACAAGCTAAAGCTTTAACGACGGCACTGTCATTGTTAGCTTCTCTAGCTTATCTTTGAGGCATCGTAATCAATCTTAAACTTGAACTTGtgaaagccaaaagaagaagacagAAGAGTGAAGAGTTGAAATAAGCCATGTTACTTCAATTAAAGTTGAGAACTAGGCATTAAAGGTTGCAGATATGTTCATGTTACTTCAATTAAAGTTGAGGTatatttttatgataaatttaaattGAGATACTTTTATGATATGCTCTTTAAGTTTAGGTACCACAAAtgtaatttatcttttttttttttcttgtgtgTTTTCCGCTTCACTAATTTTTCAATAAGCTTTCTTTTTGGACAAATATATCAATAAGCTTAATTTAATAGTATTGTGTCATTTTAAAAACTgtaaaatttaaactcaaatttcaataaaaaattaaataaaatattaaaatttatcaattcaAATTAGAATGtcaaacaaaatttttttttaaatattaagaaaaaattaaaattagagtgtccaaaaaaaatcctttttttaatattataacaaaTGGATGAAACAAATTATTTTTACTTATCTTGCATTATTTCTTTCCCCTTTTGAGAAGGGAATAtggagatttatttttttttttaacagagaTCGGAATTTATAAGGCTCAGCAGTATTAAAAAAGATTATAAtagtattaaattaaaattattattgatcTAATCTAATTACAGTATATTCATAATGATAATAAGGGTTAATTAAATCTATGTTTTGCTCGAAGGAACAGCGTTAGAGTGTAAGACATTAGCAATATTCTCTAATGACATTCAAAGCaacttaattattaataaaatacacGAAGAGAGGAATGGGCGGTGCCAGAGAGCCAGCTCCTATTGTCGGTAGACTGTTCAGATTTATTGAAGActgcaaaataaaaaaataaaaaaaaaaaaaagaaaaatcagaatagCCGCTGCCGCTTTACGTTGCGTCTTCATCATCAATTTAATGCTGCAGCATCTCAAGCGTTTGATTCCACCCACGTGTCGTTCTATTGTGATTCTTCATCCAGTGGGCGATAAGAGAGAAATAAATAGCAAGCTCCAACGGTCGTCCCAACGTGGAAGAGCGCATTGTAATGCTTtatgaaaaaagaagaaaaaagccaCAAAACTCATTTTCCTTTTTCCAAGTTTATATGGAGctcaatttttattaaattaaatatttacactaaaatttatattttaattaagattaattttaatttaaatgttgATTCAGCGATCCagccattaattttttaataaattaaataatatatgcaaGATATATATTGTTACATTTTATACATTTGGTTTTGGGGtttgattaaaaattataaatttgagttgtgatttaatgaggattatttttctatgtatttgtttatttttatatgtcaTGGATAACTAATATAATTaacaagataattaaattttaagaatataTAATCAATTATTCAAGTATTAATCTTATCCCCTTAAAAAATATTAATCTAATAAAcacttataatttttttaaaaaaaatatttagttattagtgagatatatatatatatatatttgaaataagaTTTCActtaatgatattaaaatatttttaaaattttaaaaattatttgaagccAAATGAAAATACAAATAGTTCATAGAGCTTGATTTTTTGAGGAAATATGAGacattaaaaaaataagaaaaattataatatatgcaaaaattttaaaatgctaACCGTTAAGCCCGAACACAGGCAACTTTTCATCTGAGAGATCGGACGGTCCTAGTTTACTAGCCGTTATTTTTCAAATAATGGGGATGCTAGACATATATCCGCCTTTTGCGTCTCAATTTCGCTCAGTTCGTCCTGTTTTTCCTTCCTATTCTCCTTTGTAAAACACAAAATTTAGAGAATCGCAGAGGGAGATAGTCTGATTACACTCCATTTATGGACTTAATGGAGTTCTTTGGCTAGTCGCTCCCTTCTTCGATTTGCATTTGAAAAATCAACGCACAGGCTTCAACGGAATATCTGGCTTTCAAGTTCTTCCGTTGAAATCGATAAAGAAGCTTAACAGGATTCTTGATTTCGAAGGTCGGTTTTTGATTTTATGATCTGGGTTTTGTCTTCTGATCTTAGTTCTTCATTGAGGCTCTCATGTTCCCTTCAATTTGAACTTATTCAATTCGACATATGTGTAGATATTGGGTGGCTAACCGTGTTTTGATTCGTTTTATCTTTTAGTTTTGATAGACGATAATGGCTGGATCAGACGAGAACCACCCGGGTGTGATCGGACCCGTTAATGTCCAAGGTAATGGAACCCGAATTCGCATTATTAGTCCTGGCGTGAAATTTGAGAACTTAGCAATTAATTTCTAGCACAAGAAATGATTTTTTTAATGTTGGATTCATTGTAGGTGGTTTACCGGCCGGAGTTGGGAAGTTCACGGCGGCGACTGGAAACAACCGCAGGGCATTGAGCAACATAAATCGGAACATAATTGGAGCGCCACCTTACCCTTGTGcagtcaacaaaagaggtttaTCAGAGTAAGTTTCGTAGAACCCTAATGTCTAATCTTCTGTTTTAAGAGAATggaagaaacaaaagaaaagtaGATTTTTGGGAAGTACAGTGACATCTAAAAGAGATGCATTAGTCGATAGTTGCGTTTTcctttcctatattcattttcctttGTATTCTTGGGTCTTAAAttgtgaaattttaaaattcagattatccctttttgatctttttctttttctgttcTTGCATCAACCATGTTACCGATTATTTGACATTATTCTTTTCCCCTTAATTCAGGAAACAATCAATATGCAGCAAGAACCCACCCATTCCAGTGCATCGACCAATCACTAGGTCAGTATCATAGCCCTTTTTTAATTGTAAACATGGTCATGTTGAATGCACAAATTTTCATCTTCTGAGTATTTTTCCCCATAATTTTGCTGTTCTAGGAAGTTTGCTGCCCAGCTAGCTAACAAGCAGCCAGAGGTACCTTTTTTCTGCTACCAAAGACCTTTCATTTGTTGTTACTTGGGCTAGATAGACATACAGAGTGAGCGATAGAACAAATTTACTGATATTTTATTAGCAGGAAACCAAGAAACCAGATATTTCCGTCCCAATTTCAAGCGAGTCAGAAGATTGCAGTATCATAGATGTAGAACATTACAAGTCCACAGGTGACTTTTCTGTGCCTATGTTTGTACAACACACAGAAGCAATGCTGGAAGAGATTGATCGCATGGTTTGTATAACAcagtatttttttatttgttcatATTGTTATCACTTTTGGTCTGAGTGTTATCACTGTTTTGGTTTGCTGAAGGATGAGGTTGAAATGGAAGATGTAGTTGAGGAGCCGTTTGTGGACATAGACAGCTGTGACAAGAAAAATCCACTTACAATAGTCGAATACATTGGTGATTTGTATACTTTCTATAAGAAAACAGAGGTGGAATCTCAATCCTTCTGCGCTTGATTGATCTGTTGTTTAACCGGCAAAAACTTGCTTGAAACATTTCGGTGAAGGAAAGAAGTAGCCTAAAAAGAACGTCTTTTTATTAGCCAAAAGGAGGAGGTGTAACAAAAAATCACTTGAAAGCTTTTTTGAAATGGGGAGTTAAACGgtgttgaagaatttagaaaataAGAGGAAAACCAAGGCTAGCTTTTTTGAAAAAAGCTTTTTTGAAAGATTTTTAAGTCCATTTACTAAAACTTGTTTTGCAATATTTACTTGCAGAGATCCTCTTGTGCCCCACCAAGCTACATGGCACAGCAATTCGACATTAATGAAAGGATGAGAGGTATCCTAATTGACTGGTTGATTGAGGTATGCTATGCATTATAGATACTTGGCTGATGACTTATGGGTTGGTTACATCTGAATTGCTAACAAGTATTGGAATTCACAGGTGCACTACAAGTTTGAATTGATGGATGAGACCTTATATCTTACTGTCAATCTCATTGATAGATTTTTAGCAGTTCATTCAGTAGTGAGAAAGAAACTCCAGCTGGTTGGGGTGACAGCCATGCTTCTTGCATGCAAATACGAAGAGGTATCAGTTCCTGTTGTGGAGGATCTCATTCTAATTTCTGACAAGGCCTACAGCAGAAAAGAAGTGCTTGACATGGTACATATCAATCAAAACATATCATGATTCCTCATGGATATTTTGTAATAAATTGGGGCAAGATTTTCAGATATATGATAGGTTTCTAATGCCCTGCAGGAGAAGTTGATGGTTACTAGCTTGCAGTTTAATCTATCTGTTCCAACTCCATATGTGTTTATGAGGAGGTTTCTCAAAGCTGCCCAATCTGACAAAAAGGTTTGTTAACAGCATTTTCATGAAATGCTCAATCTGAAAATAGAATGTATCAATCTTTTGTGAAAACTATATTGATTAGGTACATTCAATTGTTTTTTCAAGCAGCTTGAGCTTCTATCGTTCTTCATCATTGAGCTTTGCCTAGTTGAATATGAAATGCTCAAGTTTCCACCTTCCCTGTTAGCTGCCGCTGCAATTTACACTGCTCAGTGCACTCTTAGTGGATCTAGGCAATGGAGCAAGACAAACGAGTGGTATGCTAGCTACTCAGAAGAGCAACTTCTGTAAGTGATTGTCGGCATGTTCGTTACACAACATTTGAACTGTAAAACCTGATAGTTTTCACTCATTTGTAACTGTTCCTGGGATTTTATAGGGAATGTTCAAGGCTTATGGTCACTTTTCATCAAAATGCCGCAACAGGGAAACTCACAGGTGTACACAGGAAGTATAGTACATCCAAATTTGGCTATGCTGCAAAAACTGAGCCTGCTAACTTTTTACTAGACTCCAGATTCTAGAGGAGTATGGAGAAGGAACTAACTTTATTCCAGCAACTTGGGGTTCGAGAATTAAAGCAACTAAAGTGGCCCGCCCCCGCCCCGCGCCGCCCCCCCCCCCCTGCGGCCGGCCCCGGGGATTTATTATCAAGCCCTGGGAGAGGTTTCATTACCATGAACATTGATATCTTGTgttaattctttgaattttaattttccttGTTATTTGGAGTTTTTGAACATAGCAAGATGATGTGGAGGATATTGTTGTTTCTCTTCCTCCAAGAGAAAAATAATGTATTTGTGTCTGTTTTAATATTGAGGTGAAAATTTGCATGAAAATGGAAAACTTGAAAGCTGTCTGAATACAGAGCAAAGAGCAAAAATGCAGAGATTAGGAAGGGGTCGCATACAGAGGCAACGGTAACACCTCCTTGAAATCGCATAACAACTCTTTAGTGAAACTTAAGGTTTGGAACAAGAGCTTGTGTGCAGGTCTAAAACTTGTCCCAACTTCTGTACACATATGCCTTGAAGTTACTTGCCGCTCTAAGTGCGCATGTTGGAATATCATTTCCAACATATGACAATAGTGGTTAAGGAGCAGACGTATATCTTGTTTCGTTATCTTATAAATAAAAACATTTCAATTGCCAAATCATCAAGTTATATAGGCACTTTTGAACACTTTATCCAACCTctcaattttattattattatttttaatttacaaaaaaagaaaattcaacaacaTAAAATATAACATATGCAAAATGTAGGTAAATGTCAACTCCTTTGTACTACCGTTATGCACATTCAGAAAGAAACCAATCTATGCATCAATTCACTTAGTAGTTTCTATTCAACAATGAGGTTTAGGACATTATAAAACTTAAATACTAAGTAGTATGTGGCTAATTCAAGTGCATATGAAAAAACTTAAATTGTAATATGAACATGTTATCGTGGCCAAAACATTCCAGAAGAtccatgtcacgacccaacctatgggccggaccggtactaggacctgggccagcctaaagcccccgaggcccgtagtaagcctaactattaacTTAactcaattctaaggcccatttgggcccaatttcaagaaatcaaccggacagagttcggccataaaatggacctaccaacggggagtttttgactcacccgacctgtaaacacagtaaatactcaattggggagctcagctcaccctccacatactcatatcatcataaaaacatatgggagctcggctccctcatccagtccatcaaacatgcatatcatcatacgtttacaggtctaacatggtaataatattacagaccaaaatcaaataaatacttctaacacatgcggaaattctaggagttaataaaattacacaaacattgataaaccACCTGCgagggaagaaagcaggttaacctcaaaaatatcctcctgtggcctggaaaaatattgaacaggagtgagcgttcgactcagagagtaaaatatcaattttaaccataatctctataactatctaaaactaatgcatcctatagagtgaaatgcaacatcaacaaccttttcacattataacatcaaaaaggtaatttaagtactcacacaccctgtaatatcaatcataatatatgggagctgatcccctatacagctctcttaaatccaacctggtgccagcgaagaactcaagccgtgactacccgtcctatccatagtccacaccacatcacacgcacgccaacgcacgcacactgctccaaattaccacaataacatccatggcacgttaacaCTTATGAATGCAAcgtaaatcgtgcctagagtttaactacataaatatatgcatataagtgatgcatgggcatgcttgaacatataataatatcgaaattacaattaaaattaatattttactcacagacttgacaacggtcactgtggcggctgggcggaggaagaaggctgtcccggctcacctgacaattacattataaatttttaatataaatgactcgatacaatcaagaaaagaccaaatacgtcctaagtcgtgtcgaaaatccggcagagtctcccctatacctaggacctacctaacctgcaaaatggctcaaaacacacttctatattcacaatccatatatccacaactcaatcacatcacacagccccttctgggcccatcaaatcagtcatccatcacaatatgtaaaatttcaatttagtccttataattgatcaatttagcaaaaactacccaaataagctctaaaaattctaaaactttgccccgcggttcttagcaatattactaggctattgcaaaaagaatcataattttctgagctacaacgaatattttatgaattttttttatcctatttaagcactagaaaattacgaaaaagcaaggttcgggtttacctttgccgattccgacttcgggaacgcgctcagaATGTCTGACAAtagggggggtagccaaaaccttggtccaattcggagacttttcctgcAGTCTGGTTCGCCGAGATTCACTGCATctgtcaatcgccgaatttccgcgaattgaggatacctacacgaagcccacaacacgggggttagtacataaatttttcagaattttctaagctcatttaatgctcgaaaaaacactgcgaagttccgtgggacccaccgaaaaacggtgtcggaaaaattcgaaatttatgtcgccgcgaagctctcgacgagtggagcgctctggtactctcggttttctcgtgggattcacggtttatgagaaatctagcccgaaagtcaaaatgggctaaaacttcccgggcaaaaattggacaaaccgctcgatggatttcggtgttcttggtgtctatggaaagctctcgccgggtagatgattttagacacaagacccgattcaattggtggccggatcggccgaattttggccgggaagtccagGCGTCGCGGGTGCGCTGCGCGTCCTTTCTgaggccgttttccggcgttccaggcggcggccggccgtgggggaggaccgaggtggggcgccggcgaggtgggaagccaggggaggcggcggcggagcaaggggaggagggaggagaaagaaaagagagagagaagggagaggggTCAGACGCacgcgggaggaagaaggaagaaaaagaaaaggcccggtccgatccgatccggttcgattcggccggtctgaTTCAGgaaacaaaattttgaatttttactctgcctcgggaccgaaaacgaggtccaaaaattctgaaaaaattccagaaaactcagaaaaatacgtagactccaaatatatttttagttttgccacgtggtctttaaataaatttttaaaatcatcaaaagttatattttcggaaaatcgaacccgatttttaaaatccgaaaaatctcaaaaaaattcctaaaatttaaataaaattaaaataccaaaaatgctcataaaataatgaaatttaaaattttggggtgttatattcttccccttacgtaaaaattcgtcttgaattttacacaaggcgaataaagcacatgattatacattgagcaGATAAGGTACTTGCTACACATGTCCCGCTTCGACTCCTGTGTGtactcttccaccgatcgactcctccacaaaaccttaaccatagggatctattttgatctcactgtctcacttggtagtccactatggctacagttgctcctcaaatgtcaagttctcttttagctctattacatccaaattgtagtacatgagaaggatctggaatgtatttcctgagcatggagatgtgaaatacgggatgaacgtgagaaaggttgggtggtagctccaaccggtaggcaactgctccaactctatcagtaacctcaaaaggtccaatataccgaggtgccaacttgcccttctttccaaatctcatgactcccttcattggagaaaccttcaggaatacatagtcgccatcgcaaactccacatccctccgtcaagtgggcataactcttacgccatctTGAAAGTcaagttttcaatcgttccctgattaagggaaccatctgtgaagtgtactgcactaggtctacatcatgcaccttcgcttcccccatttctgtccaacacagaggagacctacactttcttccatataatgcctcatagggtgccatccctatgttggaatggtaactgttgttgtaggcaaattccaccaaagctagctgctcatcccattgacctccaaaatccaaaacactcatgcgaagcatgtcttccagtgtttggattgttctTTCGGActatccgtctgtctgagggtggaaggccgtactgaagttcaactgtgtgccaagtgcctcctgcaactttctaaaACCGAAGTGAATCAGGGGCCCTCTGCCGATATTACGGtttaactccatgcaatctgactatttctcgaatgtagagtcgggcgtactatgCCATCGAATacatagtcttcacaggcaaaaagtgagctgatttggttagacggtccacaattatccatatcgaatcatatcctcgcgtggtacgaggcaacccagtcacaaaatccatagtgatcatttctcacttccattctgggatagggagctcttgcagcttccctaacgatctctggtgttcaaacttcatcttttgacaagtcaagcacttggacacaaagtctgctatgtctctcttcatgtcattccaccaatagctattcttcacatcatggtacatcttggtggagcctggatgaacactgtacagtgtatagtgtgcctctcgcatgatttcgtctctgagattgtccacatcgggcacacgtatcctagaaccttgcactagggcgccatcattgacaaatccaaactcaccaccttcaccttgttgtaccctttctatgattttcattaattgttggtctctgtgctgggaaactctaactctgtctctcaagtctggcctcactgaaaaatgagccaacaataccccctcatctgaaagatctaggattaaaccttgatccatcaactcatatacctcctgaatcaatggtctcttttctgctgaaatgtgcgctaaACTGCCAGaacattttctgctcaaagcatctgctactacattggccttcccagggtggtactggatggtgcaatcatagtctttcagaagctccatccatctcctttgtctcaagtttaaatccctatgttggaagatgtacttcaaactcttgtggtcggtgtatatctcgcacacttcaccatacaggtagtgtctccagatttttagtgcaaagactacagccgccatttccaaatcatgggtggggtagttctgctcatgcctcttcaactgccttgaagcataagccactacttttccattctgcatcaaaacacaccctaggccaactctggaggcgtcacaatacacggtgtatccttcaccactcttaggtagtgtcaacacaggggcggtgtttagacactccttaagcttctggaaactcctctcacaatcatctgtccaaatgaatggaacattcttccgagttaacttagttaggggagctgctatcctggaaaaatcctgcacaaaacgcctatagtagccagctaaacccagaaaacttcgcacctcagtgactgttgtaggcctaagccaatcagttactgcttcaattttcttgggatccacttgaatgccgtcacaagaaaccacgtgtcccaagaatgagatgttttctagccaaaattcacattttgaaaatttggcatatagctggtgctccctcaaagtctgcaacaccattctcaagtgccacacgtgttcttcctcggtccgagagtataccaaaatgtcatctatgaatatgatgacaaaacggtccaaaaatggcttgaacacccggttcatcaagtccatgaaggctgctggtgcattagtgagtccaaaagacatcaccaagaactcataatgaccatatcttgtcctgaatgccgttttggatacgtcctcattcctgattctcaactgatggtagcctgatcgcaggtctatcttggaaaataatctagccccttggagctgatcaaacagatcatcgatccgaggaagtggatacttgttcttcacagtcaccttgttcagctgtctatagtcaatgcacaaccttaatgacccatccttctttctcacaaatagaacaggagcaccccagggtgaagtgctcggacgtatgaaacctttgtccaacagctcctgtagttgctcctttaactctttcaattctgctggggccatcctgtaaggtggcattgatatggggtttgtacccggaacaacatcaatgcagaactctattcccctttctggtggcaaccctggaagctcttcagggaagacatccatgaattctctgacaacaggaacattttccatgctgataccttctacagatgtatctctcaccaatgccaaatacccttggcatccacgcctcaacatttttctagcactaatttctgacaccaagttatatggagccacgctcctgtcaccagcaaagctaaactcttccacaccaggtatgtggaaatgcacctttttgttcctgcagtctaaagtggcataatgagttgccaaccattccatccccaaaatcacatcaaaatcaatcactggtagaggaaccaagtctgctgggaggatctttccatccaccactactgggctacccggaaaaaccatatctacatctatattgtcactaagtggggtagctaccgacaaaggacattctaaggttgtagggtttctacccaatctcatggaaaacacaggggagacaaatgagtgcgtagcactcggatctatcaaaacacgagcctcataggaacagaccagaagaatacctgccaaaactgcatttgaagcttgagcatcctggtgggtcagggtgaaaacccgagcttgacccctaccctgagtggcagaaccctgatactgacttctacctcctgatctgcctccaaatccacgtcccccttgtcctcggccctgttggccactgaactgactgcctgccatgctggaagcacccggatacatctgacgaggaacatttgcaatagaaccctgtgaccccatctgtggctcactaaacacggggcattccctagcaaagtgacctggttggccacatctgaagcatactcctgaacccattagacaaggtcctgaatgtcctcttccacactgtgcacaagataccaaggaggatcctgaactgtAACTGAATCTGTACTGAATCGTGACCATTCTTTGGATCCGTATCCAGGTCTGAACCcttgaggtttgtgtctaaaaccactttttttgttcctactttttcctctgtaattactctggccaccactgtctggagtacccatttggggaacaccggtagaaccctctactctgtttttctttgctctttcgctgtcatccacagcatagctaatctcaatctgtctggctcgatcaaccac
This is a stretch of genomic DNA from Hevea brasiliensis isolate MT/VB/25A 57/8 chromosome 12, ASM3005281v1, whole genome shotgun sequence. It encodes these proteins:
- the LOC110654389 gene encoding cyclin-B2-4, with product MAGSDENHPGVIGPVNVQGGLPAGVGKFTAATGNNRRALSNINRNIIGAPPYPCAVNKRGLSEKQSICSKNPPIPVHRPITRKFAAQLANKQPEETKKPDISVPISSESEDCSIIDVEHYKSTGDFSVPMFVQHTEAMLEEIDRMDEVEMEDVVEEPFVDIDSCDKKNPLTIVEYIGDLYTFYKKTERSSCAPPSYMAQQFDINERMRGILIDWLIEVHYKFELMDETLYLTVNLIDRFLAVHSVVRKKLQLVGVTAMLLACKYEEVSVPVVEDLILISDKAYSRKEVLDMEKLMVTSLQFNLSVPTPYVFMRRFLKAAQSDKKLELLSFFIIELCLVEYEMLKFPPSLLAAAAIYTAQCTLSGSRQWSKTNEWYASYSEEQLLECSRLMVTFHQNAATGKLTGVHRKYSTSKFGYAAKTEPANFLLDSRF